A single Synergistaceae bacterium DNA region contains:
- the trkA gene encoding Trk system potassium transporter TrkA has protein sequence MPGNIVIVGAGEVGRSVARRLSSDGFNIWLVENNPASAEAAGEELDAVIIRGNGARPQVLAQAGIVPGGSVDMLIACTNRDEVNMLSCWIAHSAGVPQVIARARSLEFTDTLDWGRKLGIDAMISPERSIAREITGLIEVRGATHTAELLGGRAALYTLRIAQNSPLDGVMLKDLRTKFPDLMAVLVYVEHDGGTSGVPNGATVLHSGDVCWAVTYKKSLARMQELFQPGSTAKRDEGKIFIVGGGKLGTQIALMIKRDFSGMSLRIIDSDRQRCERLSEQFGEYLVLNTDGADSRTLAEEGIDGAEAYICATDSDEINIIYSAMARKMGAKKSIAVARRRDYQALSEIIPVDAIVDPNISLANVILRYVRYKDHASAYSMIEKIGAEMLEAVLSPEVPLCGRTLAQIKLRKGAVVALIGRGNDVLLPTGATELLPGDHVILFALTEIMPAAAVLFGASYSHEG, from the coding sequence GTGCCCGGGAATATCGTAATCGTTGGAGCCGGTGAAGTCGGCCGGAGCGTGGCAAGGAGATTATCTTCTGATGGGTTCAACATATGGCTTGTGGAAAACAATCCTGCCTCAGCAGAAGCGGCAGGAGAGGAGTTAGACGCTGTAATAATTCGCGGGAACGGTGCGCGCCCGCAGGTTTTGGCTCAGGCCGGAATTGTGCCGGGCGGCTCTGTCGACATGCTCATAGCCTGCACAAACCGTGATGAAGTAAATATGCTTTCCTGCTGGATAGCACATTCAGCGGGAGTCCCGCAGGTGATAGCCAGAGCAAGAAGCCTAGAGTTTACTGACACATTGGACTGGGGGCGGAAGCTGGGAATAGACGCGATGATTTCCCCTGAACGATCAATAGCGCGTGAAATAACGGGGTTGATAGAAGTCCGGGGTGCCACGCATACGGCGGAGCTTCTCGGAGGACGCGCCGCGCTGTACACCCTAAGAATAGCGCAGAACTCCCCGCTTGACGGCGTAATGCTGAAGGATTTGCGGACTAAGTTCCCTGACCTCATGGCCGTTTTGGTTTATGTTGAGCATGACGGCGGGACATCAGGCGTTCCCAACGGCGCAACAGTGCTTCATTCCGGCGATGTCTGCTGGGCTGTAACGTACAAGAAGAGTCTTGCGCGTATGCAGGAGCTTTTCCAGCCCGGAAGCACCGCAAAGCGTGATGAGGGAAAAATATTCATAGTCGGCGGCGGAAAACTGGGTACTCAGATAGCACTGATGATAAAGCGTGATTTCAGCGGAATGAGCCTGCGTATTATCGACAGCGACAGGCAGCGATGCGAAAGGCTTTCCGAACAGTTCGGTGAATATTTAGTGCTGAACACTGACGGAGCGGACAGCAGGACTCTCGCCGAGGAAGGCATAGACGGCGCGGAGGCATATATATGCGCTACCGACTCTGACGAGATTAACATAATATACTCAGCTATGGCGCGGAAGATGGGAGCTAAGAAATCAATAGCGGTTGCACGGCGCAGAGATTATCAGGCACTCAGCGAAATAATACCCGTAGACGCGATAGTTGACCCAAATATTTCACTCGCCAATGTAATACTTAGGTACGTAAGGTACAAAGATCATGCCTCAGCCTACAGCATGATAGAGAAAATCGGAGCTGAAATGCTTGAAGCGGTATTGTCTCCTGAAGTCCCCCTTTGCGGCCGGACGCTTGCACAGATAAAACTCCGAAAGGGTGCTGTAGTCGCGTTAATCGGGCGGGGTAATGACGTTCTCCTGCCTACAGGAGCTACCGAGCTGTTACCCGGCGACCATGTTATTTTGTTCGCGCTCACTGAGATTATGCCCGCCGCGGCGGTTTTGTTCGGAGCAAGTTACAGCCATGAAGGTTAA
- the hisD gene encoding histidinol dehydrogenase, with product MIRIMTSGEYSGRSKIVKSPLPDVSEKVSAIIARVKEHGDAALRDYALEFDGVRLEEIEVDPAEISRLAESVSSEYIRILSDAAENIKNFHERQKSGEFMYSPRPGIILGQRAIPIKRAGIYVPGGTAAYPSSVLMNAIPARVAGVEEIIMSTPNPSAEILAAAKIAGVSRVFRIGGAQAIAAMAYGTETVPSADKITGPGNIYVAEAKRQVSGDVGIDMTAGPSEIMIIADKNNYPAHIAADMLAQAEHDPNASAVLLTPSRRMAQAVSCEIENRLPKLPRYDTARKSIDSNGAIILVKNIYDAADIANDYAPEHLELCVDNPFEYMTYIRRAGSIFIGRNSPEALGDYWAGVNHILPTMGTARFSSPLSVSDFVTRQQYVYYSEAELSRVSRSIESFAASEGLSGHAESISIRRE from the coding sequence GTGATAAGAATAATGACTTCAGGAGAATATAGCGGACGTTCAAAGATAGTGAAAAGCCCTTTGCCTGATGTATCAGAAAAAGTAAGCGCAATAATAGCCCGCGTAAAGGAACACGGAGACGCGGCATTAAGGGATTACGCACTTGAGTTTGACGGAGTGCGGCTTGAGGAAATCGAGGTTGACCCTGCGGAAATATCACGTTTAGCGGAGTCCGTAAGCAGTGAATACATCCGCATACTGTCAGACGCGGCGGAAAACATCAAGAATTTCCATGAGCGTCAGAAATCCGGAGAGTTCATGTATTCGCCCCGCCCCGGAATAATACTAGGGCAAAGAGCCATTCCCATTAAGCGGGCAGGAATATATGTTCCTGGAGGAACTGCGGCTTACCCTTCAAGCGTATTGATGAACGCAATCCCCGCCCGTGTAGCAGGAGTAGAGGAAATAATAATGTCAACGCCGAACCCGTCAGCCGAAATATTAGCCGCGGCAAAAATCGCCGGAGTGTCCCGCGTTTTCCGCATAGGAGGAGCGCAGGCAATAGCGGCTATGGCCTACGGAACGGAGACAGTACCAAGCGCAGACAAAATCACCGGGCCGGGAAATATATACGTTGCAGAGGCAAAACGGCAGGTATCCGGCGACGTAGGAATAGACATGACAGCCGGCCCAAGCGAAATAATGATAATAGCCGACAAGAATAATTACCCCGCGCATATAGCCGCCGACATGTTAGCACAGGCCGAACACGACCCGAACGCCTCAGCGGTTCTCCTAACACCCTCGCGCAGAATGGCTCAGGCAGTAAGCTGTGAGATAGAAAACCGTCTCCCGAAACTACCCCGCTATGACACAGCGCGCAAATCAATCGACAGCAATGGAGCAATAATCCTCGTGAAAAATATATATGACGCGGCGGACATCGCTAATGATTACGCTCCCGAACATCTTGAACTTTGCGTGGATAATCCGTTCGAGTACATGACATACATTCGCAGAGCCGGAAGCATATTCATAGGGCGCAATTCCCCGGAGGCACTTGGCGATTATTGGGCGGGAGTGAATCATATACTTCCTACGATGGGTACGGCGCGTTTCTCAAGCCCTCTTTCCGTCAGCGATTTCGTAACAAGACAGCAGTATGTATATTATTCTGAGGCTGAATTATCGCGTGTTTCCCGGAGCATAGAGAGCTTTGCGGCTTCTGAGGGTTTGTCCGGCCACGCTGAGAGCATCTCAATACGGAGGGAATAA
- a CDS encoding ATP phosphoribosyltransferase has product MISIALPKGRLGRKIAVLLSEAGYDFPGLLDDTRRLVFVNEAEDMRVFWVKPFDVPVYVERGAADIGVCGKDILMELKPDVYEIADLETGICSLCVAAMSGFSDDGVKTLRVATEFPNAAREYYASMSREIDIITLRGSVELAPLLGLSDVIVDIVETGTTLRENSLEVIATIARISARMTVNKSSYKFKGERINEMLRRFSL; this is encoded by the coding sequence ATGATAAGCATAGCACTTCCCAAGGGGCGCTTAGGCAGGAAAATAGCCGTCTTGCTGTCAGAAGCGGGATATGATTTTCCCGGCCTGCTTGACGACACAAGGCGGCTTGTTTTTGTGAATGAGGCTGAGGATATGCGTGTTTTCTGGGTGAAGCCGTTTGACGTTCCCGTGTATGTTGAGCGGGGCGCGGCTGACATAGGCGTGTGCGGCAAAGATATTCTCATGGAGCTTAAACCCGATGTGTATGAAATTGCTGACCTAGAAACGGGGATATGCTCATTGTGTGTTGCGGCCATGTCGGGCTTCTCTGATGACGGAGTGAAAACGCTTCGTGTTGCGACAGAATTTCCGAATGCCGCCCGTGAATATTACGCCTCAATGAGCCGAGAGATAGACATTATAACGCTGAGGGGGTCTGTTGAGCTTGCGCCCCTGCTGGGACTGTCAGATGTTATTGTTGACATAGTAGAGACTGGCACGACACTGCGCGAGAACAGTCTAGAAGTGATAGCCACAATAGCCCGAATAAGTGCGCGCATGACTGTGAATAAGTCCTCATACAAATTCAAAGGAGAGAGGATAAACGAAATGCTGAGGAGGTTTTCTCTGTGA
- a CDS encoding ATP phosphoribosyltransferase regulatory subunit codes for MNDSILTAQEKCALKLRELYASYGFKFYRMSRFEEYDFYAGKKGFLTAGSILTFTDTDGRLMALRPDVTLSIIRSREPGKYYYDEKVYRPKGGSYREISQCGIECIPPCESGEILRLAVMSLHAVSEGRKCAIDVADAGKVSALSPDELKPEILRCLSAKNIHGLHEINAPSEIIDLASMSGEYPCGLTEYQEEIHTDYSAVTSLGYYDGIVFKGYIEGIPEAVLSGGQYCVDGVRGAGFAVYIDAVAGVERI; via the coding sequence ATGAATGATTCTATACTCACAGCTCAGGAGAAATGCGCCCTGAAACTTAGAGAGCTTTACGCTTCCTACGGCTTCAAATTTTACCGCATGAGCCGCTTTGAAGAGTATGACTTTTACGCCGGGAAGAAAGGATTTCTCACAGCAGGGTCTATTCTGACGTTCACAGATACAGACGGGCGACTAATGGCACTGCGTCCTGATGTTACGCTGTCGATAATCCGCAGCAGAGAGCCGGGAAAATATTATTATGATGAGAAAGTCTACCGCCCTAAAGGAGGATCGTACCGCGAAATTTCCCAGTGCGGAATAGAATGTATCCCCCCCTGCGAATCAGGCGAGATTCTTCGGCTTGCGGTGATGAGTCTTCACGCAGTCTCGGAAGGCAGGAAGTGTGCGATTGATGTCGCCGATGCCGGGAAAGTGTCGGCCCTTTCGCCCGATGAGCTGAAGCCGGAAATACTGCGCTGTCTCTCCGCTAAGAACATACACGGCCTGCATGAAATCAATGCACCCTCAGAGATAATAGACCTTGCCTCAATGAGCGGAGAATACCCCTGCGGATTGACTGAGTACCAAGAAGAGATACATACGGACTATTCAGCGGTTACGAGTCTGGGCTACTATGACGGGATAGTGTTCAAGGGCTATATTGAAGGCATCCCCGAAGCGGTTCTTTCCGGCGGGCAGTACTGCGTTGACGGCGTGAGGGGCGCGGGGTTTGCGGTTTATATTGACGCTGTGGCAGGGGTGGAGCGGATATGA
- a CDS encoding histidine phosphatase family protein translates to MSLSDRRIILVRHGQTLWNKQYRFQGRTNIQLTEAGKKQAGDLAVRLSSWPPDVIFTSPLDRAVFTAGTIASQFNMSPVIIPELEEINFGSWEGKSFDYLRAEHYEQYSRWLEDPFFNPPQDAETWPQIEARLTVAANILMTCPQKRIIAVTHGGVIRAMWSVILGRDPHEAWFSDIPNCSMTGIAVREGRIYLSFANDNLHAAPGGTAMPVWRDEI, encoded by the coding sequence ATGAGCCTGTCAGACCGCCGTATAATCTTAGTGAGGCATGGCCAAACCCTATGGAACAAGCAGTACCGTTTTCAGGGCCGCACAAATATACAGCTTACGGAAGCAGGAAAAAAACAGGCCGGAGATTTGGCGGTGCGTTTATCTTCATGGCCGCCGGATGTAATTTTCACAAGCCCTCTCGACCGGGCTGTCTTTACCGCAGGGACTATAGCATCTCAGTTCAACATGTCGCCCGTAATTATCCCGGAGCTTGAAGAGATTAATTTCGGCTCGTGGGAGGGCAAGTCTTTCGATTATCTCAGGGCTGAACATTATGAGCAATATTCCCGGTGGCTTGAGGATCCGTTCTTCAACCCTCCGCAGGATGCTGAGACATGGCCACAGATTGAAGCACGTCTCACTGTTGCCGCCAATATTCTTATGACATGCCCGCAGAAACGTATCATAGCCGTAACACACGGGGGCGTTATTCGGGCTATGTGGTCTGTCATCTTGGGCAGAGACCCTCATGAGGCTTGGTTCTCTGACATTCCGAACTGCTCTATGACCGGTATAGCTGTCCGTGAGGGGCGTATATATCTGTCGTTCGCAAATGACAATCTCCACGCCGCGCCGGGCGGAACTGCCATGCCTGTATGGAGGGATGAGATATGA
- a CDS encoding sigma-70 family RNA polymerase sigma factor, with the protein MSIDRDYERGLWLRLADGDVSAREELIVSYRPLVFWIARKIYVSDDNLRQDIIQEGMLALIKAVDSFDPQKQCRFTTYAYHKIHGAVINLLERSEKRAPIPVPDEYLCADYEQQGGDDWIDAEQAVSRLQGREADIVRGLFFDGKRPKDIAREKSLDVSHIYRLRRSALAKLRGWLGIEGA; encoded by the coding sequence ATGAGCATTGACCGTGATTATGAGCGGGGGCTTTGGCTCAGGCTTGCTGACGGTGATGTTTCCGCACGCGAGGAGCTTATCGTGTCATATCGGCCTCTTGTGTTCTGGATTGCCCGCAAAATTTATGTCTCCGATGACAATCTCAGGCAGGATATTATTCAGGAGGGGATGTTAGCGTTAATTAAGGCTGTGGACAGCTTTGACCCTCAGAAACAATGCCGCTTCACAACATACGCCTATCACAAAATACACGGTGCTGTGATAAACCTGTTGGAGCGTTCCGAGAAGAGAGCGCCTATTCCTGTGCCGGATGAATATCTCTGCGCTGATTATGAGCAGCAGGGCGGCGATGATTGGATTGACGCAGAGCAGGCCGTCTCACGACTTCAGGGACGCGAGGCCGATATAGTGCGCGGACTTTTCTTTGACGGCAAACGCCCGAAGGACATTGCCCGCGAAAAGTCTCTCGATGTCAGCCATATTTACAGACTCCGGCGTAGTGCGCTGGCTAAATTAAGGGGGTGGCTCGGCATTGAGGGTGCTTAA
- a CDS encoding BamA/TamA family outer membrane protein produces MRKFFLPIILALLLSTPLYSAELARQVTSVNISGNSHIASEYILNVIDTKPGTPLSRDIILSDIEAVYNQGFFSFVDADFTDEGGGVSVTFTVQENPVIRSITFSGNTLFTSKQLMDEVFSHEGTVFNRQFFRNDLDRIQEKYHKAGYVMVRVSDVQIEGGNIYVSILEPRVKDVLIQGNTKTKTYVIRREIKLKEGDIFNVTRFRHELGKLQGLGYFEDVNVAFDVPEDDDSIVDLILTVKEKRTASVGLNLGYGTESGLSGGLTYSNTNLFGRGITFEAGFNAGDESTYWTTLSSTYMDANTWGWRIGARYRTYDGRYYYRQNRRQFDYDEKVFTLFAGAGKKFSNEDWSWFVTLRREDAEYSNIQRAIPGYVDDLTPWDGVNQTVEFQLMWDKRDEYSPYPKGFVWDTNLEQAVKVLGGEYDYFKYWTQARLYVPLNKLIEGFADVGGMWSDENPFLFAARLRIGSSTADELPAFARYSLGGMNSLRGYNSRSFEGSNFYLGNFELRVPVASAVSIVGFYDIGNADITMDWSNYHDDYGIGLRVKTPFGNLRVDYAKGEDENRTYFGFGEMF; encoded by the coding sequence ATGAGAAAATTTTTCTTGCCGATTATCCTTGCGCTTCTGTTGTCGACACCGCTTTATTCCGCTGAACTCGCCCGTCAGGTTACAAGCGTCAATATCTCAGGCAACAGCCACATTGCCTCGGAATATATCCTTAACGTTATCGACACAAAGCCGGGTACGCCTTTAAGCAGGGATATTATCTTGTCTGATATTGAGGCCGTCTACAATCAGGGCTTTTTTTCTTTCGTTGACGCTGATTTTACTGACGAAGGCGGCGGAGTCAGCGTAACATTCACCGTACAGGAGAACCCTGTTATACGCAGCATTACATTTTCAGGCAACACATTGTTTACGTCAAAGCAGCTTATGGACGAAGTTTTTTCGCATGAAGGTACGGTCTTCAACAGGCAATTTTTCCGCAATGACCTAGACCGCATACAGGAAAAATATCACAAAGCAGGCTATGTTATGGTTCGTGTGTCTGATGTTCAGATTGAGGGGGGAAATATATACGTCAGCATTCTTGAGCCGCGTGTCAAAGATGTGCTGATACAGGGCAACACAAAGACAAAGACATATGTTATCCGGCGTGAAATAAAGCTCAAAGAAGGGGATATATTCAACGTAACGCGCTTCCGCCATGAGCTTGGGAAATTGCAGGGGCTGGGATATTTTGAGGATGTCAATGTTGCGTTCGATGTCCCGGAGGATGATGACAGCATTGTTGATTTGATTTTGACGGTAAAGGAGAAGCGCACGGCCTCCGTAGGTTTGAATCTGGGCTACGGTACGGAGAGCGGTTTGTCGGGGGGACTGACATACAGCAACACAAATTTATTCGGAAGGGGAATAACGTTTGAGGCTGGCTTCAACGCGGGCGATGAGTCTACATACTGGACTACGCTGTCAAGCACGTACATGGACGCAAACACATGGGGATGGCGTATCGGTGCGCGCTACAGGACATATGACGGCAGATATTATTACCGTCAGAATCGCAGGCAGTTTGACTATGACGAAAAAGTATTCACCCTATTCGCCGGAGCCGGAAAGAAATTCAGCAATGAGGATTGGAGCTGGTTCGTAACCCTGCGGCGCGAGGACGCAGAGTACAGCAACATACAGCGGGCGATACCCGGATATGTGGACGATCTTACGCCGTGGGACGGAGTGAATCAGACTGTAGAATTTCAGCTTATGTGGGACAAGCGCGACGAATATTCGCCCTACCCTAAAGGATTTGTGTGGGATACGAATTTGGAGCAGGCGGTAAAAGTTCTCGGCGGCGAGTATGATTACTTCAAGTACTGGACGCAGGCAAGATTATATGTCCCTCTGAACAAACTTATTGAGGGATTTGCTGATGTCGGGGGAATGTGGAGCGATGAGAACCCGTTTCTTTTTGCCGCACGGCTCCGCATAGGCTCATCGACTGCTGACGAGCTTCCCGCGTTCGCCCGTTACAGTCTCGGCGGAATGAACTCTCTCAGGGGATATAATTCACGGTCATTTGAGGGCAGCAATTTTTATCTGGGAAATTTTGAGCTGCGAGTCCCGGTAGCAAGTGCTGTATCAATCGTGGGATTTTACGACATAGGAAACGCGGACATCACTATGGACTGGAGCAACTATCACGATGATTACGGCATAGGTCTGCGTGTTAAAACGCCGTTCGGGAATCTGCGTGTGGATTATGCCAAAGGTGAGGACGAGAACAGGACATATTTCGGATTTGGCGAGATGTTTTAG